In Phytoactinopolyspora mesophila, the following are encoded in one genomic region:
- a CDS encoding ABC transporter substrate-binding protein produces the protein MTKAFSQGMHRRDLLRLLGIAGLGSLGVSCAGPGSTTNSDDAAPEEGDVSGAISFAHWRAEDSDVFDEIISDFAAEHDDVSVRQDISPSNDYQSTALQRVRSAAIGDAFTAFRGAQFVDMASAGLFADLSEQPFAQNYQADLITAGQSDGRQLGFPYQLVFNMPVFNVDAFEDAGISEPPADWDGFLDLLDKLASAGYTPMAWPGGEPGNAGQLINSMVMNNAPSEDMFTGMEQGEFDATDDWFVTTLKQYAELRPFFQNNASGTAVEPAQQMFAEGEAAILATGSYHIAAIRDLGAEFPMDLISPITVGADEVQFRGVHNATFILGVNTASDNQATATAFVEYLSRPEVAAVYADGTGQHVTVEGVEYTSPDLQALAHWLDQPTILAPRFQFNDLDMRSAIEDAAIQVVGGKDPEQAAADAQRIVEQRRA, from the coding sequence ATGACCAAGGCTTTTTCGCAGGGAATGCACAGACGCGATCTGCTCCGGCTCCTCGGAATCGCCGGGCTCGGCTCGCTCGGCGTCTCATGCGCCGGACCGGGCAGCACCACGAACAGCGACGACGCCGCCCCGGAGGAGGGCGACGTCAGCGGAGCCATCTCCTTCGCGCACTGGCGTGCCGAAGACAGCGATGTCTTCGACGAGATCATCAGCGACTTCGCTGCCGAACACGACGACGTGAGCGTTCGGCAGGACATCTCGCCGTCCAACGACTACCAGTCCACCGCCCTGCAGCGAGTCCGCAGCGCTGCCATCGGTGACGCGTTCACCGCCTTCCGCGGTGCCCAGTTCGTGGACATGGCCAGCGCCGGGCTCTTCGCCGATCTCTCCGAGCAGCCTTTCGCGCAGAACTACCAGGCCGACCTCATCACCGCCGGGCAGTCTGACGGCCGTCAGCTCGGCTTTCCCTACCAGCTCGTGTTCAACATGCCGGTGTTCAACGTCGACGCGTTCGAGGATGCCGGCATCTCCGAGCCGCCGGCCGACTGGGACGGGTTCCTGGACCTGCTCGACAAGCTCGCTTCGGCGGGATACACGCCGATGGCCTGGCCAGGCGGCGAGCCCGGGAATGCGGGACAGCTGATCAACTCGATGGTCATGAACAACGCACCGTCGGAGGACATGTTCACCGGCATGGAACAGGGTGAGTTCGACGCCACCGACGACTGGTTCGTCACCACGCTCAAGCAGTACGCCGAGCTTCGGCCGTTCTTCCAGAACAACGCCTCCGGGACGGCGGTCGAGCCCGCGCAGCAGATGTTCGCCGAGGGAGAGGCAGCGATCCTCGCCACCGGCTCGTACCACATCGCCGCCATCCGTGATCTGGGCGCGGAGTTTCCGATGGATCTCATCTCCCCGATCACCGTCGGCGCGGACGAGGTCCAATTCCGCGGCGTGCACAACGCCACGTTCATCCTGGGCGTGAACACCGCCTCGGACAACCAGGCCACGGCCACCGCCTTCGTCGAATACCTGTCCCGGCCGGAGGTCGCCGCCGTGTACGCCGATGGCACCGGCCAGCACGTCACCGTCGAAGGTGTCGAGTACACCAGTCCCGATCTGCAGGCACTTGCCCACTGGCTCGACCAGCCGACCATCCTGGCGCCGAGGTTCCAGTTCAACGATCTCGACATGCGCTCGGCGATCGAAGACGCCGCCATCCAGGTGGTCGGCGGGAAGGACCCGGAGCAGGCAGCGGCCGATGCCCAGCGCATCGTCGAGCAGAGGCGCGCGTGA
- a CDS encoding carbohydrate ABC transporter permease, translating to MNTTPTKPGTGHSPPQPPAAAPHPPPRRGRRSSSTVSPLLYLFPVPALVLYAIFFAVPTFQAFQYAMTNWDGFSAAYDNVGLRNFERIATSDDLFRNALTNNLKFVLVVVVFQTLFALILAILLTVNTRGSVMLRALFFFPTILSSVSVAFIWKFMYDPNFGLINSVLETVGLDGLTGAFLGNPNQAIYWVAVTQVWFHAGQMMVIFIAGLQQVPKEMYEAAEVDGASRWGRFRHVTWPMIAPATAIVMAYTTIQSFKAFDLILGLGGNPPKQSMDILSTRIYAGFTNSEFGYAAAESIYFMVVIALITWAQRRIVRLTQAGAQ from the coding sequence ATGAATACCACCCCCACGAAGCCCGGAACCGGGCACTCTCCCCCACAACCACCCGCCGCGGCGCCCCATCCCCCGCCGCGGCGGGGCCGGCGGTCGTCATCGACGGTGAGCCCACTGCTCTACCTGTTCCCGGTGCCAGCGCTGGTGCTGTACGCGATCTTCTTCGCCGTTCCCACGTTCCAGGCGTTCCAGTACGCGATGACCAACTGGGACGGGTTCAGCGCGGCCTACGACAACGTCGGCTTGCGCAATTTCGAGCGGATCGCCACCAGCGACGACCTGTTCCGCAACGCCCTGACCAACAACCTCAAGTTCGTACTCGTCGTGGTTGTCTTCCAGACGTTGTTCGCGTTGATCCTGGCTATTCTGCTGACGGTCAACACCCGCGGCTCGGTGATGCTGCGCGCGCTGTTCTTCTTCCCGACGATCCTGTCGTCGGTGTCGGTGGCCTTCATCTGGAAGTTCATGTACGACCCGAACTTCGGGCTGATCAACAGCGTGCTGGAGACGGTCGGCCTGGACGGTCTCACCGGCGCCTTTCTCGGCAATCCGAACCAGGCGATCTATTGGGTCGCGGTGACCCAGGTGTGGTTCCACGCCGGGCAGATGATGGTGATCTTCATCGCCGGCCTGCAGCAGGTACCGAAAGAGATGTACGAGGCCGCCGAGGTGGACGGAGCGTCGCGATGGGGCCGGTTCCGGCACGTCACCTGGCCGATGATCGCGCCCGCCACGGCGATTGTGATGGCGTACACCACGATTCAGTCGTTCAAGGCGTTCGACCTGATCCTCGGGCTGGGCGGCAACCCGCCGAAGCAGTCGATGGACATCCTGTCCACACGTATCTACGCCGGGTTCACCAACTCCGAGTTCGGCTACGCCGCGGCCGAGTCCATCTACTTCATGGTCGTGATCGCACTGATCACCTGGGCGCAGCGGCGCATCGTCCGGCTCACCCAAGCTGGTGCTCAGTGA
- a CDS encoding carbohydrate ABC transporter permease encodes MRYRIGRRGVLAVYAVLIVVPLLVVFTGTFKTQSELFSSPFGLPSSFDPGNYHTVLTERNLGRAFLNSTLVIIFSVPITLFLASLAAYAIARIPGWKSWAIFTFLVLGLAVPAQANMIPQYVLFQNLGLLNSLTGLVIINIVVTLPVSVFILTGFMKTLPREIYDASSIDGAGPWNTYRRIALPLSMPSVAATAIFLFVIHWNDLLYPLLFIQEPSKKTLPVALLDFTGEFLTDYPMLFTGVVIASVPLVLAYLFMQRWFISGMTSGSVKG; translated from the coding sequence ATGCGCTATCGGATCGGGCGCCGCGGCGTGCTGGCCGTGTATGCGGTGCTGATCGTCGTGCCCCTGCTGGTCGTCTTCACCGGCACGTTCAAGACACAGTCCGAGCTGTTCAGCTCGCCGTTCGGGCTACCGTCATCGTTCGACCCCGGCAACTACCACACCGTGCTCACCGAACGGAACCTTGGCCGGGCTTTCCTCAACAGCACCCTGGTCATCATCTTCTCGGTGCCAATCACCCTGTTCCTGGCCAGCCTGGCCGCCTACGCGATCGCGCGCATCCCGGGCTGGAAGAGCTGGGCGATCTTCACTTTTCTGGTGCTCGGGCTGGCCGTGCCCGCGCAGGCGAACATGATCCCGCAGTACGTCCTCTTCCAGAACCTGGGCCTGCTCAACAGCCTCACCGGACTGGTCATCATCAACATCGTGGTGACGCTGCCGGTCTCGGTGTTCATCCTGACCGGTTTCATGAAGACACTGCCGCGGGAGATCTATGACGCCTCCAGCATCGACGGCGCGGGACCATGGAACACCTATCGGCGCATCGCACTGCCGCTCTCGATGCCGTCCGTCGCCGCCACCGCGATCTTCCTGTTCGTCATCCACTGGAACGACCTGCTGTATCCCCTGTTGTTCATCCAGGAACCGAGCAAGAAGACACTGCCGGTGGCGCTGCTCGACTTCACCGGTGAGTTCCTCACCGACTACCCCATGCTTTTCACCGGGGTGGTCATCGCGTCGGTGCCGCTCGTGCTGGCCTATCTGTTCATGCAGCGATGGTTCATCAGCGGGATGACCTCTGGATCGGTGAAAGGATGA
- a CDS encoding TIM-barrel domain-containing protein, with protein sequence MTDAYMLRQVVGVRRRGDDVVLSVAARPAVQVGIMPGYLTGEPLAEQGIETTLPNLPDLDLPPSDPRAYAVRISWAAPDTVRLTIAPENNPVLDDDGTWLGIVTDPAPAAAPVHVEESETAVVIESSALRVRVGRRPFSIIVDDLLTGAQVLRTAERLRQAAGFPVAPPAIADARGISVHLELGTGEDILGFGEQFGRLVKNGQQLTLRCEDALGTGTGLAYKPVPVWHSSAGYTGFLNTGATVTADVGHTRPSVLGLSLDDDALDLYVVGGAQPRRRLHSYTALTGRGPVPPLWAFGYWMGRCRYHSREEMLDVARRARELEVPLDVLHCDPDWLVVDRLNCDFIWNKDRFGDRRSFVQELEKLHTRLSVWELPYLDPASPRFAEAEAKGYLVRYPDGELATIQKTPTPDGRPRALVDFTNPDAVAWWQGMHEEFLADGVAVFKTDFGEALPDGTAPHSGLPGNHAHNLYPLYYNGAVWAALARLGDEPALVWGRSGWAGSHRYPGQWGGDAESTVAGMQATVRGGLSYAMSAPGFWSHDIGGFYGPELTPELYVRWTQFGALSPLMRAHGLRPREPWEYGEHALEICRRWIRLRYELLPYLWQVAHESSRNGWPVLRPLAFEYPDDPVAAGVDGQFLLGSDLLVVPVFDDGDTPVRRRYYVPEGRWTDLFTGEALTGPRFVIQDIPLDRIPVLVRDGTILPRLQVDGSIRRTDDLLGRPWTLHLFGNVDHRHQLVGFDTTATTVAFDGDAVTADGSQPIAPTARLWI encoded by the coding sequence ATGACCGACGCGTACATGCTGCGCCAGGTGGTCGGCGTGCGGCGCCGCGGCGACGACGTCGTACTGTCCGTGGCAGCTCGCCCGGCCGTGCAGGTGGGCATCATGCCTGGTTACCTCACCGGCGAGCCGCTGGCCGAGCAGGGCATCGAGACCACGCTGCCGAATCTGCCCGATCTCGACCTGCCGCCGAGTGACCCGCGCGCCTACGCGGTGCGCATCTCCTGGGCGGCGCCCGACACCGTACGTCTGACCATCGCGCCGGAGAACAACCCGGTACTGGACGATGACGGCACCTGGCTCGGCATCGTCACAGATCCTGCCCCGGCCGCAGCTCCGGTGCACGTCGAGGAGTCCGAGACAGCGGTGGTGATCGAGAGTTCCGCCTTGCGGGTGCGGGTGGGCCGCCGGCCATTCTCGATCATCGTCGACGATCTACTCACCGGCGCCCAGGTGCTGCGCACCGCCGAGCGGTTGCGCCAGGCCGCAGGTTTCCCCGTCGCACCACCGGCCATCGCGGACGCCCGCGGGATCAGCGTGCATCTGGAACTCGGCACCGGCGAGGACATTCTCGGCTTCGGTGAACAGTTCGGCCGGCTGGTCAAGAACGGTCAGCAACTGACCCTCCGGTGCGAAGATGCCTTGGGCACCGGGACCGGGCTGGCGTACAAGCCGGTCCCCGTCTGGCACTCGTCGGCCGGTTACACCGGCTTCCTCAATACCGGTGCGACGGTCACCGCCGACGTCGGGCACACGAGACCGAGCGTGCTCGGTCTGAGTCTCGACGACGACGCACTCGACCTGTACGTGGTCGGAGGCGCGCAGCCGCGGCGACGGCTGCACTCCTACACCGCGCTCACCGGACGCGGACCGGTTCCGCCGCTATGGGCATTCGGGTATTGGATGGGGCGGTGCCGGTACCACTCGCGCGAGGAGATGCTCGATGTCGCCCGCCGCGCTCGCGAGCTGGAGGTGCCGCTCGATGTGCTGCATTGCGACCCGGATTGGCTCGTCGTCGACCGGCTCAACTGCGACTTCATCTGGAACAAGGACCGATTCGGCGACCGGCGCTCCTTCGTCCAGGAGCTCGAGAAGCTGCACACCCGGCTCTCCGTCTGGGAGCTGCCGTACCTGGACCCGGCCTCGCCCCGCTTCGCCGAAGCCGAGGCGAAAGGCTACTTGGTGCGATATCCCGACGGTGAACTCGCCACCATCCAGAAGACGCCTACCCCCGACGGTAGGCCGCGCGCATTGGTCGACTTCACCAATCCGGATGCGGTCGCATGGTGGCAGGGTATGCACGAGGAATTCCTCGCCGACGGCGTCGCGGTGTTCAAGACGGACTTCGGCGAAGCCCTACCCGACGGCACCGCGCCGCACAGCGGGCTGCCGGGCAACCACGCCCACAACCTGTACCCGCTGTATTACAACGGTGCGGTGTGGGCCGCTCTGGCCCGGCTCGGCGACGAGCCTGCCCTTGTATGGGGCCGAAGCGGCTGGGCCGGATCGCATCGCTACCCGGGACAGTGGGGCGGCGACGCCGAGTCCACGGTTGCCGGCATGCAGGCTACCGTCCGGGGCGGGCTGTCCTACGCGATGTCGGCACCGGGTTTCTGGAGCCACGACATCGGCGGGTTCTACGGGCCGGAGCTCACCCCGGAGTTGTACGTGCGCTGGACTCAGTTCGGCGCGCTGTCTCCCCTCATGCGTGCACACGGGCTGCGCCCGCGTGAGCCGTGGGAGTACGGCGAACACGCACTCGAGATCTGCCGGCGGTGGATCCGGCTGCGCTACGAGCTGCTGCCCTATCTGTGGCAGGTTGCCCACGAGTCAAGCCGCAACGGCTGGCCCGTGCTGAGACCGCTGGCGTTCGAGTACCCGGACGACCCCGTCGCCGCCGGCGTCGACGGGCAGTTCCTGCTCGGTTCGGACCTGCTCGTCGTGCCGGTGTTCGACGACGGCGACACACCCGTCCGGCGCCGCTACTACGTTCCGGAAGGTCGCTGGACCGACCTGTTCACCGGCGAAGCGCTCACCGGGCCACGGTTCGTGATCCAGGACATACCGCTGGACCGGATCCCCGTCCTGGTTCGCGACGGCACGATCCTCCCCCGTCTCCAGGTCGACGGTTCGATCCGCCGGACCGACGATCTGCTCGGACGGCCGTGGACGTTGCACCTCTTCGGCAACGTGGACCACCGTCATCAGCTCGTCGGGTTCGACACAACGGCTACCACCGTCGCCTTCGATGGTGATGCGGTCACGGCCGACGGCAGCCAGCCGATCGCGCCCACGGCGCGGCTTTGGATCTAA
- a CDS encoding pyridoxal-phosphate dependent enzyme, with protein sequence MSGTAPVLRCPRCLDEGTGTAGCQRCRAEGVTVNLELPLTDLRGHDLASFPGGPWGWEGAVPVPPGTGVVTLGEGNTPAVWLAPRPGRPEVWLKNEAANPTMSHKDRYMAAAVTTARAQGADTVIAASSGNAGASAAAYAARAGLRCVVVTKGSLPAAIHAQIVAAGAVVAGFPDVVARNGTMQQAVEQLGWFPLTNYAEPGPGGHPYAIEGLKSIAYELARDFGDELHTVVIPTSRADVLSGVHRGFKELVNAGLISASPRLVAAEPSRAAAFSTALQKSDRSEQERTRVHYGPSAAFSVGSDVANWQGLQALWDTDGEAIPIDPDEFMDEYRACAAADGIFMEASSAVAVAATRHLTTSPGSGVVVALGTSCGLKDLDLALSDAPELPVLDNGLDDLVPLVDQASR encoded by the coding sequence GTGTCTGGAACCGCACCGGTATTACGATGCCCTCGCTGCCTCGATGAGGGAACCGGAACGGCGGGGTGTCAGCGCTGCCGCGCCGAGGGGGTGACGGTCAACCTCGAGCTGCCGCTGACCGATCTCCGGGGGCACGACCTCGCGTCGTTCCCGGGTGGTCCGTGGGGGTGGGAAGGCGCCGTACCGGTCCCGCCCGGAACCGGGGTCGTCACGCTGGGGGAGGGGAACACACCCGCGGTGTGGCTCGCACCTCGCCCCGGCCGGCCCGAGGTGTGGCTGAAGAACGAGGCCGCGAACCCCACGATGTCGCACAAAGACCGCTACATGGCGGCGGCGGTGACGACGGCGCGCGCTCAGGGCGCCGATACCGTGATCGCCGCCTCGAGCGGAAACGCCGGGGCTTCCGCCGCGGCGTACGCGGCACGTGCCGGGTTGCGCTGCGTGGTGGTGACCAAGGGATCCCTGCCGGCCGCCATCCACGCGCAGATCGTGGCGGCGGGAGCGGTCGTCGCCGGCTTCCCGGACGTCGTGGCGCGCAACGGTACCATGCAACAGGCTGTGGAGCAGCTCGGATGGTTCCCGCTGACGAACTACGCCGAGCCCGGTCCCGGTGGGCACCCGTATGCGATCGAGGGACTCAAGAGCATCGCCTACGAGCTGGCCCGCGATTTCGGCGATGAGCTGCACACCGTCGTCATTCCGACGTCACGGGCTGACGTTCTCAGCGGTGTGCACCGCGGCTTCAAGGAGCTGGTCAATGCGGGATTGATCAGCGCGAGTCCGCGGCTGGTCGCCGCCGAACCGAGTCGGGCCGCGGCTTTCAGCACTGCTTTGCAGAAGAGCGATCGCTCCGAGCAGGAACGCACCCGGGTGCACTACGGCCCTTCGGCGGCGTTCTCCGTGGGCAGCGACGTGGCCAACTGGCAGGGATTGCAGGCCCTCTGGGACACCGACGGCGAGGCGATCCCGATCGATCCGGACGAGTTCATGGACGAGTACCGGGCCTGTGCGGCGGCCGACGGGATCTTCATGGAAGCCTCGTCCGCCGTTGCAGTGGCCGCCACCAGGCACTTGACCACCAGCCCGGGCAGCGGCGTCGTCGTGGCGCTCGGCACGTCGTGCGGGCTCAAGGACCTTGACCTTGCCTTAAGCGACGCACCAGAGCTGCCCGTGCTGGACAACGGACTCGATGATCTTGTCCCGCTCGTCGACCAGGCTTCGCGCTAA
- the solA gene encoding N-methyl-L-tryptophan oxidase, whose amino-acid sequence MSFDADVAVIGVGSIGSMALWRLAGRGLAVHGFDQYGVPHDRSAMGGETRMFRSTSPREPVYVSFAAASLTFWQQLEAETGRELLTLNGELVLGAENAPHIVNVLNSVRAFDLEHELLDERDVARRYPQQRMRPGDVGVLDPNAGFLRPELAVLTAARRAAELGAVVHTHTPVTHVEPDADGVTVTTAQRSYRYQHVVLAGGPWVQRLAPQLAGKIQVRRPIQVWYAADDPAAFAPERFPITLRPEDDGFYAFPSVDGALVKAGPTGPFKQIVPDPDQLDRTVGLDEVRGLNEIIRQYLPGLHPDPIRVSAYMDGYTADNRPIAGWAENTDRVVILGGFSGLGFKYATAFGEVGAELVTDGKSTFDLEPFAPDRELMAWPDQKREG is encoded by the coding sequence GTGAGCTTTGACGCGGATGTGGCGGTAATCGGAGTCGGGTCGATCGGCAGTATGGCGTTGTGGCGGCTGGCCGGTCGCGGGTTGGCGGTGCATGGGTTCGACCAGTACGGCGTGCCGCACGACCGAAGCGCCATGGGTGGTGAGACCCGTATGTTCCGGAGCACCAGCCCCAGAGAACCGGTGTACGTGTCGTTCGCCGCCGCGTCGTTGACGTTCTGGCAACAGCTCGAGGCCGAGACGGGCCGGGAGTTGCTGACCCTCAATGGCGAGCTGGTGCTGGGAGCTGAGAACGCACCGCACATCGTCAACGTACTGAATTCCGTGCGCGCATTCGATCTGGAACACGAGCTGCTCGACGAGCGGGACGTCGCGCGGCGGTACCCGCAACAGCGGATGCGGCCGGGCGACGTCGGCGTCCTCGACCCCAACGCGGGTTTCCTGCGCCCGGAGCTCGCGGTGCTGACGGCCGCGCGGCGGGCGGCCGAGCTGGGCGCCGTCGTACACACCCACACACCGGTCACACACGTGGAGCCCGACGCCGACGGCGTCACCGTGACCACCGCGCAGCGCAGTTACCGCTACCAGCACGTCGTGCTGGCCGGCGGGCCATGGGTGCAGCGGCTGGCGCCGCAGCTGGCCGGCAAGATCCAGGTCCGCCGCCCGATCCAGGTGTGGTACGCAGCCGACGATCCCGCGGCCTTCGCTCCTGAGCGGTTCCCGATCACGCTGCGCCCCGAGGACGACGGTTTCTATGCGTTCCCCAGTGTTGACGGCGCCTTGGTCAAGGCCGGGCCCACGGGTCCGTTCAAACAGATCGTCCCCGATCCGGATCAGCTGGACCGCACGGTGGGCCTCGACGAAGTGCGGGGCCTGAACGAGATCATCCGGCAGTACCTGCCCGGCCTGCACCCGGATCCGATCCGGGTCTCGGCGTACATGGACGGCTATACCGCGGACAATCGCCCGATTGCCGGCTGGGCGGAGAACACCGACCGGGTGGTGATCCTCGGCGGGTTCTCCGGGCTGGGATTCAAGTACGCCACCGCGTTCGGCGAAGTGGGAGCCGAGCTCGTCACCGACGGGAAATCCACGTTCGACCTGGAGCCCTTTGCCCCTGACCGGGAGCTGATGGCGTGGCCGGATCAGAAGCGAGAAGGGTGA
- a CDS encoding HNH endonuclease signature motif containing protein — protein MSSDTVVEIVNAAKQLAAVDTDSLSDDDIVTELVALRRLADVAEAAYLRRLRTFDTRRLSEQRSVLSTRSWVKHELHVAPAETSRVLNVAKRLVDLPVIEAALIAGDIRLPHAAAIADAAALLGTDVIAGCQDTLVAAAKTDDPTRLRAALRGLGAAVDNKDAVRRARRRDQGRWLDIASTFDGAVAINGMLPGDDEAGSVVATAIDALAKPSGPNDERTPAQRRADALVELCRRQLNSGLLPTQGGEPTHVTVVTDLDTLEASAGGFGELPDGSILRGETVRRLACDAKVTRIIVDPSSQPLDVGRAQRTLTPAQRKALRLRDGGCRFPGCDRPIEWTDAHHLLHWAHGGCTDLANLISLCRKHHTAVHEGGWSILCVAPGRFVFIDPDGCRRDEDPPVSTSRVVHRLVDVSDTSEGSPRAGPGAATTAAASRRAPEPRRAPSPGAGDAAGHACADGEGTHESGTHADDESDAA, from the coding sequence ATGAGTTCGGACACGGTTGTGGAGATTGTCAACGCGGCGAAACAGCTCGCCGCGGTTGACACTGACAGCCTGTCCGATGACGACATCGTGACTGAGCTGGTGGCACTGCGCCGGCTAGCTGACGTAGCCGAGGCTGCTTACCTTCGCCGGTTGCGTACCTTCGACACCCGCAGACTCTCCGAGCAGCGTTCGGTGCTGTCCACCCGGTCCTGGGTGAAACATGAGCTACACGTGGCGCCGGCCGAAACCAGCCGGGTGCTGAACGTCGCCAAGAGACTGGTAGACCTGCCGGTCATCGAAGCCGCCCTGATCGCTGGTGACATCCGGCTGCCGCATGCCGCTGCCATCGCCGATGCTGCCGCTCTGCTCGGCACTGACGTGATTGCCGGCTGCCAAGACACTCTGGTGGCCGCGGCGAAAACCGACGACCCGACCCGGCTGCGCGCGGCATTACGCGGGCTTGGCGCCGCGGTGGACAACAAGGACGCCGTGCGCCGAGCGCGGCGGCGGGACCAGGGCCGTTGGCTGGACATCGCGTCCACCTTCGACGGCGCCGTGGCGATCAACGGCATGCTCCCGGGTGACGACGAGGCCGGTTCCGTCGTTGCCACCGCGATCGACGCGCTGGCCAAGCCGTCTGGGCCGAATGACGAGCGCACGCCGGCTCAACGCCGCGCCGATGCGCTGGTAGAGCTGTGCCGCCGCCAGCTCAACTCCGGCCTCCTGCCCACGCAGGGCGGCGAACCCACCCACGTCACGGTGGTCACCGACCTCGACACACTCGAAGCCAGCGCAGGCGGGTTCGGAGAGCTCCCTGACGGCAGCATCCTCCGCGGCGAGACTGTCCGACGGCTCGCATGTGATGCGAAGGTCACGCGGATCATCGTTGACCCCAGCTCCCAGCCCTTGGACGTCGGGCGCGCCCAGCGCACACTCACCCCGGCGCAGCGCAAAGCGCTGCGGCTGCGCGACGGCGGCTGCCGTTTCCCCGGGTGCGATCGCCCGATCGAGTGGACCGACGCGCACCACCTATTGCACTGGGCACACGGTGGCTGTACCGATCTGGCCAACCTGATCAGTCTTTGCCGAAAACACCACACGGCCGTCCACGAGGGCGGCTGGAGCATCCTGTGTGTCGCACCCGGACGGTTCGTGTTCATCGACCCGGACGGCTGCCGACGCGACGAGGATCCGCCCGTCTCGACCAGCAGAGTGGTCCATCGACTCGTCGACGTCAGCGACACATCCGAAGGATCGCCGCGAGCCGGACCGGGAGCTGCAACCACCGCCGCTGCCAGCAGACGCGCACCCGAGCCCCGACGTGCCCCTAGTCCCGGAGCCGGCGATGCCGCCGGTCACGCATGCGCCGACGGGGAGGGTACCCACGAATCCGGCACCCACGCCGACGATGAATCCGACGCTGCCTGA
- a CDS encoding SMP-30/gluconolactonase/LRE family protein, with the protein MTDRFKAHFESLDDRFASYGGDEYVEILHSGSRKTEGPVYFPAGRYLVWSDIPNDRLLRWDETTGSIGVFREPSGNANGNTIDRQGRLLTCEQGARRVTRTEHDGSVTVLADRYDGKRLNSPNDIVVRSDGSIWFTDPRYGITGYYEGIEAESEIGADHVYRIDPATGQIEIVADDFVRPNGLAFSADESRLYIVDTRRRHMRVFEVSDDGELSGGDVFAESWFDGIRLDHLGRIWAAALDGLHCYDPDGTLVGKLRLPEAASNLTFGGAKRNNLFITNSAGDLYSIRVTFAGARPGVAR; encoded by the coding sequence ATGACCGACAGATTCAAGGCTCACTTCGAGAGCCTGGATGACCGTTTCGCTTCCTACGGAGGAGATGAATACGTCGAGATCCTTCATTCCGGTAGCCGGAAGACCGAAGGGCCCGTGTATTTCCCAGCGGGCCGTTACCTCGTGTGGAGCGACATTCCGAATGATCGGCTGTTGCGCTGGGATGAGACGACGGGAAGCATCGGGGTTTTCCGGGAGCCGTCGGGAAACGCCAACGGCAATACCATCGATCGGCAGGGCCGGCTGCTGACGTGTGAGCAGGGTGCCCGCCGGGTGACGCGTACCGAACACGACGGCTCGGTCACCGTACTGGCGGACCGATACGACGGAAAGCGGCTGAACAGCCCGAACGACATCGTGGTCCGGTCCGACGGGTCGATCTGGTTCACCGATCCCCGATATGGCATCACCGGGTACTACGAAGGCATCGAGGCCGAGAGCGAGATCGGCGCCGATCATGTCTACCGGATCGATCCGGCTACCGGTCAGATCGAGATCGTCGCTGACGACTTCGTCCGTCCCAACGGCCTTGCCTTCTCCGCCGATGAGAGCCGGCTGTACATCGTCGACACCCGTAGGCGGCACATGCGGGTGTTCGAGGTGAGCGACGACGGCGAGCTATCCGGCGGCGATGTGTTCGCCGAGTCCTGGTTCGACGGCATCCGGCTGGACCATCTCGGGCGTATCTGGGCGGCGGCGCTGGACGGCCTGCACTGCTACGACCCGGACGGCACCCTCGTCGGAAAGTTGCGACTGCCGGAAGCGGCCTCGAATCTCACCTTCGGTGGGGCCAAGCGCAACAACCTGTTCATCACCAACTCCGCCGGGGATCTCTACTCGATCCGCGTCACGTTTGCTGGCGCGCGGCCGGGCGTAGCCAGGTGA